A stretch of the Myxococcales bacterium genome encodes the following:
- a CDS encoding trypsin-like peptidase domain-containing protein, protein MKKRTIVRWMGVVAVPSFAFVACGGRPATPMKAVATAAPSVKPPVEVREVIVPRTCAARMKLAKLLGHVDAPAVVTTPEDVGEAPPPTSLAASTRLASNQAYRVVAPSTALVSAGRGFGTGVVIDPSGYVLTNYHVVADGRKKDFIVEVDVTFGDLTPTGRMNRQAKSYEAVVVKVDPVRDLAIVKLKGTPPKLVAAKLAKSAPQIAEKVMSIGHAGIGFLWAAKTCNVASIGERQEDSSIIAGVDCSHPDPAASAEQATKQKKSCEEQKRQMKDALASKTQGLAVQTDCAITHGDSGGPLVNMAGELVGLNQSISADLATASFHVHLEEVRDFAAKFGDSGVPILPDPFCDGGFDPTFEDLDLDGTNESLVAKGGGGGMFGGSDRMSLLIDLDQSHFKGNGPPSQTFDAEVAMMTLRDTTYIWYDTDNDGRLDVLLVDKDDDGVPESAYQIAADGRLKEDKEILPKHDLSGRLIKDPTLHARLGKIATAIGGTKYVSARVLALGEGAGSVPDPLSSGGSTGRAVDTDDNGKPDLAAVRGAFSRGVLIDADEDTLGRLKPGDSVDDLVKAKKIDAEIAVIAQGSSVWAMYDTDNDSKFDLALNSKGGDSTGMITTAAWSIGGSGAPRPAPDHVGRKVFRPGLIGFPRATQALRSVSSDVADDEALGSLPATIPPRARFHTKEVKGLPEGMMIESSSFPWIVELFDVDRSSKIGPKTDVQKVVADGKFDAEVAFVRHLSPTGALTWVYYDTDNDGRYDLVLFLPKSDQEPTQAFRVVKRESAPGGLALEADAAALKGRPIRHKAIFKDPTLGQKWKGLASKVFKPDFVEP, encoded by the coding sequence ATGAAGAAGAGGACGATCGTGCGCTGGATGGGAGTCGTCGCGGTTCCTTCGTTCGCTTTTGTCGCGTGCGGCGGGAGGCCGGCGACGCCCATGAAAGCGGTCGCGACGGCCGCGCCAAGCGTGAAGCCTCCGGTCGAGGTCCGGGAGGTCATCGTGCCACGGACGTGCGCGGCGCGGATGAAGCTCGCCAAGCTCCTCGGGCACGTCGATGCGCCCGCGGTCGTGACCACGCCCGAAGATGTGGGAGAGGCGCCCCCCCCGACGAGCCTCGCGGCCAGCACCCGCCTCGCCAGCAACCAGGCCTATCGCGTCGTGGCCCCGTCGACCGCGCTCGTGAGCGCAGGGCGGGGCTTCGGCACCGGAGTCGTGATCGACCCGAGCGGGTACGTGCTTACGAATTACCACGTCGTCGCGGACGGACGAAAGAAGGACTTCATCGTCGAGGTCGACGTGACGTTTGGTGACCTCACCCCGACCGGTCGTATGAATCGGCAGGCGAAGAGCTACGAGGCCGTGGTCGTGAAGGTCGACCCGGTGCGCGACCTCGCGATCGTCAAGCTGAAGGGCACGCCTCCCAAGCTCGTGGCCGCGAAGCTCGCGAAGAGCGCACCTCAAATCGCCGAGAAGGTGATGTCGATTGGCCACGCCGGGATCGGCTTTTTGTGGGCCGCCAAGACTTGCAACGTGGCGAGCATCGGCGAGCGCCAAGAAGACTCGAGCATCATCGCCGGGGTCGACTGCTCGCACCCCGATCCAGCCGCCAGCGCGGAACAAGCGACGAAGCAGAAGAAGAGCTGTGAAGAGCAGAAAAGACAGATGAAGGACGCGCTGGCGTCGAAGACCCAGGGCTTGGCCGTTCAGACCGACTGCGCCATCACTCACGGCGACAGCGGCGGTCCGCTGGTGAACATGGCGGGCGAGCTCGTCGGGCTGAATCAGAGCATCTCCGCCGATCTCGCGACCGCTTCGTTCCACGTCCACCTCGAAGAGGTGCGTGATTTCGCCGCCAAGTTCGGCGACTCCGGCGTGCCCATTCTCCCCGATCCTTTCTGCGATGGCGGGTTCGATCCGACCTTCGAGGACCTCGACCTCGATGGGACGAACGAGTCGCTCGTGGCGAAGGGCGGCGGAGGGGGCATGTTCGGGGGCTCCGATCGCATGTCGCTCCTCATCGATCTCGACCAGTCCCACTTCAAGGGAAATGGCCCGCCGAGCCAGACGTTCGACGCCGAGGTCGCGATGATGACTCTCCGTGACACCACCTACATTTGGTACGACACGGACAACGACGGTCGCTTGGACGTCCTCCTCGTCGACAAGGACGACGACGGCGTACCGGAGTCGGCGTATCAAATCGCCGCCGACGGACGCCTCAAGGAGGACAAAGAGATCCTCCCCAAACACGACCTCAGTGGGAGGCTCATCAAGGACCCGACCCTGCACGCGCGCCTCGGCAAGATCGCGACCGCGATCGGCGGAACGAAGTACGTCTCCGCCCGAGTTCTGGCGCTCGGGGAGGGAGCAGGCTCGGTGCCCGATCCGCTGTCCTCGGGTGGCTCCACCGGTCGCGCGGTCGACACGGACGACAACGGGAAGCCGGATCTCGCGGCGGTGCGCGGCGCCTTCAGTCGCGGGGTCTTGATCGACGCCGACGAGGACACCCTCGGCCGGCTCAAGCCCGGCGACTCCGTCGACGACCTCGTGAAGGCGAAGAAGATCGACGCCGAAATCGCCGTCATCGCGCAAGGCTCGTCCGTCTGGGCCATGTACGACACCGACAACGACTCCAAGTTCGACCTCGCGCTCAACTCGAAGGGGGGCGACTCCACCGGGATGATCACGACGGCCGCTTGGTCGATCGGCGGCTCGGGAGCCCCAAGGCCCGCGCCCGACCACGTGGGCCGAAAGGTCTTCCGCCCCGGCCTCATCGGGTTCCCGCGCGCCACGCAGGCCCTGCGCAGCGTGAGCTCCGACGTGGCCGACGACGAAGCGCTCGGCTCTCTGCCGGCGACGATCCCGCCGCGCGCGCGGTTCCACACGAAGGAGGTCAAGGGGCTGCCGGAAGGCATGATGATCGAGAGCTCGTCCTTCCCGTGGATCGTGGAGCTGTTCGACGTCGACAGGAGCTCGAAGATCGGACCCAAGACCGATGTGCAGAAGGTCGTCGCCGACGGGAAGTTCGATGCGGAGGTCGCCTTCGTGCGCCACCTCTCGCCGACGGGCGCGCTGACGTGGGTGTACTACGACACCGACAACGACGGCCGATACGACCTCGTCCTGTTCTTGCCCAAATCCGACCAGGAGCCGACGCAGGCATTTCGCGTCGTCAAGCGGGAGAGCGCCCCGGGCGGCCTCGCCCTCGAGGCCGACGCCGCGGCGCTCAAGGGTCGCCCGATCCGACACAAGGCCATCTTCAAGGACCCCACCCTAGGCCAGAAGTGGAAGGGGCTCGCGAGCAAGGTGTTCAAGCCGGATTTCGTCGAGCCCTAA
- the tkt gene encoding transketolase, whose protein sequence is MSTLSKDTLQSAANIARGLAIDAVHASQSGHLGLPLGCAEIGAVLYGHALQHCPTHPEWLNRDRFVLSAGHGSMFLYAWLHLSGYPEMTLDEVKRFRQLDSKTPGHPELMHKPDGVETTTGPLGQGIANAVGMALSEKMAAARFNTPEHRIFDHHVICLAGDGCMQEGVALEAMEFAGHQKLDNFILIYDANAVTLDAMADATQSLDPKLRAEALGYDVQAVDGHDMAALNEALLVAKKAEGKPQLIIATTTIGKGIPEVAGTQKAHGEGGAKFGEAARKNLGLPAEHFFVSPEVTAYFATQLAACEAAYGAWNETFAAWRAKNPELADLLATSRAFTSMGAPKDADTAALLASVPEFPLDSKIATRKAGQDVLQPLAKTHPLLIGGSADLYGSTLNYIGDLKTAGDDFTPERRAGRNIRFGIREHAMCSIMNGIAAHGIFRPSGATFLVFADYCRPALRIAALSHLAPIYVFTHDSVAVGEDGPTHEPVETIPGLRLIPNFDVVRPADPEETAGAFVAALSRVEGPTLLALSRQAVPLLTEIPVQTRREGVLKGGYIAKRETAPLDLILLSAGSELQHAMKAAETLGAGTRVVSMPCFSRFDRQPQTYKDEVLPRSCRRRVAIEATVSSTWAKYVGLDGVCLGIDRFGMSAPGAVVMKQLGMTADHVVTAARSL, encoded by the coding sequence ATGAGCACGCTGAGCAAAGACACCCTCCAGAGCGCCGCCAACATCGCCCGAGGCCTCGCCATCGACGCCGTGCACGCGAGCCAGAGCGGGCACCTCGGCCTGCCCCTCGGCTGCGCCGAGATCGGCGCCGTGCTCTACGGGCACGCGCTCCAGCATTGCCCCACTCACCCGGAGTGGCTCAATCGCGACCGCTTCGTGCTCTCGGCCGGCCACGGCTCGATGTTCCTCTACGCGTGGCTCCACCTCTCCGGCTACCCGGAGATGACCCTCGACGAGGTGAAGCGCTTCCGCCAGCTCGACTCGAAGACGCCCGGGCATCCCGAGCTCATGCACAAGCCAGACGGGGTGGAGACCACCACGGGGCCGCTCGGGCAGGGGATCGCGAACGCCGTCGGGATGGCGCTCTCCGAGAAGATGGCGGCCGCGCGCTTCAACACGCCGGAGCACCGCATCTTCGATCATCACGTGATCTGCCTCGCCGGCGACGGCTGCATGCAGGAGGGGGTCGCGCTCGAAGCGATGGAGTTCGCGGGCCACCAGAAGCTCGACAACTTCATCCTGATTTACGACGCCAACGCCGTGACGCTCGACGCGATGGCCGACGCGACGCAGAGCCTCGACCCCAAGCTGCGCGCCGAGGCGCTCGGCTACGACGTCCAAGCGGTCGACGGCCACGACATGGCGGCCCTGAACGAGGCGCTGCTCGTCGCGAAGAAGGCCGAAGGCAAGCCGCAGCTCATCATCGCGACGACGACGATCGGCAAAGGCATCCCCGAGGTCGCCGGGACCCAGAAGGCCCACGGCGAGGGCGGCGCGAAGTTCGGCGAGGCCGCGCGCAAGAACCTCGGGCTCCCGGCCGAGCACTTCTTCGTCTCGCCCGAGGTGACAGCCTACTTCGCGACGCAGCTCGCGGCGTGCGAGGCCGCGTACGGCGCCTGGAACGAGACCTTCGCCGCGTGGCGCGCGAAGAACCCGGAGCTCGCGGATCTGCTCGCCACGTCGCGCGCCTTCACCTCGATGGGCGCGCCGAAGGACGCCGACACCGCGGCGCTTCTCGCGAGCGTCCCCGAGTTCCCGCTCGACAGCAAGATCGCCACCCGCAAGGCGGGCCAAGACGTGCTCCAGCCGCTCGCAAAGACGCACCCGCTGTTGATCGGCGGCAGCGCCGACCTCTACGGCTCCACGCTCAACTACATCGGTGATCTGAAGACCGCCGGCGACGACTTCACGCCCGAGCGTCGCGCGGGTCGCAACATTCGCTTCGGGATCCGCGAACACGCCATGTGCTCGATCATGAACGGGATCGCCGCGCACGGGATCTTCCGCCCGAGCGGCGCCACGTTCCTCGTGTTCGCCGACTACTGCCGGCCCGCGCTTCGCATCGCCGCCCTCAGCCACTTGGCGCCGATCTACGTCTTCACGCACGACAGCGTCGCCGTCGGAGAAGACGGTCCGACGCACGAGCCTGTCGAGACGATCCCCGGCCTCCGCCTCATTCCGAACTTCGACGTGGTGCGCCCCGCCGATCCCGAAGAGACGGCAGGCGCGTTCGTGGCCGCGCTCTCGCGCGTCGAAGGGCCCACGCTCCTCGCGCTCTCCCGGCAGGCGGTGCCGCTTCTCACCGAGATCCCCGTGCAGACGCGGCGGGAAGGCGTGCTGAAGGGCGGATACATCGCGAAGAGGGAGACGGCGCCGCTCGACCTCATTCTGCTCTCCGCCGGCAGCGAGCTTCAGCACGCGATGAAGGCCGCGGAGACGCTCGGCGCGGGGACCCGGGTCGTGAGCATGCCCTGTTTCTCGCGCTTCGACAGGCAGCCGCAAACCTACAAGGACGAAGTGCTCCCGCGGTCGTGCCGCCGCCGGGTGGCCATCGAGGCGACCGTCTCGAGCACGTGGGCCAAGTACGTCGGCCTCGACGGCGTGTGCCTCGGCATCGACAGGTTCGGCATGTCGGCGCCGGGCGCGGTCGTCATGAAGCAGCTCGGAATGACCGCCGACCACGTGGTCACAGCCGCGCGCAGTCTGTAG
- a CDS encoding aminotransferase class III-fold pyridoxal phosphate-dependent enzyme, with product MREAMGNAFVPGAVALDPAEAAMIERRGRVLGPAYRLQYERPLHIVRGEGVHLTDANGVRYLDAYNNVPSVGHAHPRVVEALTRQAATLNTHTRYLHENILAYAERLLATMPDALAHVMFTCTGSEANDLAGRIAQAHTGGTGFIVTRYAYHGVTEVVSRLSPCLGEGVQQGPHVRLVAPPESGVADVGARFAEGVRRAIADLEAHGIRPAALLVDTVFTSDGNYVDPAGFLGPAVEAIREAGGLFIADEVQPGFGRTGAHFWGFGRHGIVPDMITMGKPMGNGHPMGAVAGRREPIASFANQVRYFNTFGGNPVSCAVGLAVLDVITDEGLMANAADVGAHLHAGLDALSGRCPTLGERRVAGLACAVDVVDAEGRPDPVAATRIVNGLRDRQVLISISGIEHATLKIRPPLVFQRAHADQLLEALEGVLRS from the coding sequence ATGCGAGAAGCCATGGGAAACGCGTTTGTACCGGGCGCAGTGGCGCTCGATCCGGCGGAGGCCGCGATGATCGAACGCCGAGGTCGCGTGCTCGGTCCCGCGTATCGCCTGCAATACGAGCGCCCGCTCCACATCGTGCGTGGGGAGGGCGTGCACCTGACCGACGCGAACGGCGTGCGCTACCTCGATGCGTACAACAACGTGCCGTCCGTAGGGCACGCGCACCCGCGTGTCGTCGAGGCGCTCACGCGGCAAGCGGCGACGCTGAACACGCACACGCGATATCTTCACGAGAACATCCTCGCCTACGCCGAGCGCCTCCTCGCGACGATGCCGGACGCCCTCGCTCACGTGATGTTCACGTGCACCGGCTCCGAGGCCAACGACCTCGCGGGGCGCATCGCGCAGGCGCACACGGGCGGTACAGGCTTCATCGTCACCCGGTACGCGTATCACGGCGTGACCGAGGTGGTCTCGAGGCTGTCCCCGTGCCTCGGTGAGGGCGTCCAACAGGGTCCGCACGTTCGCCTCGTCGCTCCGCCCGAGTCGGGTGTCGCCGACGTGGGCGCCAGGTTCGCCGAGGGCGTGCGGCGCGCGATCGCCGACCTCGAGGCCCACGGGATCCGGCCCGCGGCGCTCCTGGTAGATACCGTGTTCACGAGCGACGGGAACTACGTCGATCCGGCCGGCTTCCTCGGGCCCGCCGTCGAGGCCATTCGCGAGGCGGGCGGCCTGTTCATCGCGGACGAGGTGCAGCCGGGCTTTGGTCGAACCGGCGCGCACTTCTGGGGCTTCGGTCGGCACGGCATCGTCCCCGACATGATCACGATGGGCAAGCCGATGGGGAATGGACACCCCATGGGGGCGGTCGCGGGGAGGCGTGAGCCGATCGCCTCCTTCGCGAACCAGGTTCGCTATTTCAACACGTTTGGAGGGAACCCAGTCTCGTGCGCCGTCGGCCTCGCGGTGCTCGACGTGATCACCGACGAGGGCCTGATGGCCAACGCCGCCGATGTGGGCGCGCACCTCCACGCGGGACTCGACGCGCTCTCCGGGCGCTGCCCCACGCTCGGCGAGCGGAGGGTCGCGGGGCTCGCCTGCGCGGTCGATGTGGTGGACGCCGAGGGTCGCCCTGATCCGGTCGCCGCGACGCGGATCGTGAACGGGCTCCGCGATCGCCAGGTGCTCATCAGCATTTCCGGCATTGAACACGCGACTCTGAAGATTCGCCCTCCGCTCGTCTTCCAGAGGGCCCACGCGGACCAGCTGCTCGAGGCGCTCGAGGGGGTGCTTCGGTCGTAG
- a CDS encoding M20/M25/M40 family metallo-hydrolase — protein sequence MRAVPVAALWLAACAAPAVPPPSPPSLSPAPAAPPTLAYTLARSLSTEVGPRLAGSANDARAVAWATRTLAELGFASVRAEPVAVPVWRRVKENATLTTGGVTSPLTITALGWSVSGDVSADVVEVGAHADIASLPEGSLRGKIVFCNVHTDRAVDGAGYGRAVGVRAGCPREAEARGAVAALVRSVGTDATDAPHTGSMRQNGARIPGAALSAVAADRLHAALLAGPTRVTLSVVTATGPDAISANVVAEIRGTRAPDEIVVVGAHLDSWDLGRGAVDDGAGVGIVVAAARAFLRAPPERTLRVVLFAAEENSLAGAKAYAATHAGELDRHVAALELDAGTGRVVELRARAGGPVTLPTVPGVVSSREPAEGGADLIPLRAAGVPVLDARQDMSTYFDIHHTQRDTPDQLREPDLAQATGAVVELLRFVTAASSPFARLPAEERARPSHETLRPTVPTVRPP from the coding sequence ATGCGCGCTGTCCCCGTAGCCGCGCTGTGGCTCGCCGCGTGCGCCGCCCCGGCGGTCCCGCCGCCCTCGCCGCCGAGCCTTTCGCCGGCGCCCGCCGCGCCGCCCACGCTGGCGTACACTCTCGCGCGCTCACTCTCGACCGAGGTGGGCCCGCGCCTCGCCGGCTCGGCGAACGACGCACGCGCCGTCGCATGGGCGACCCGCACCCTCGCCGAGCTCGGGTTCGCGTCGGTGCGCGCGGAGCCCGTCGCGGTCCCGGTGTGGCGCCGCGTGAAGGAGAACGCCACGCTCACCACCGGGGGCGTCACGTCGCCGCTCACGATCACGGCGCTTGGGTGGAGCGTCTCGGGCGACGTGTCAGCCGACGTCGTCGAGGTCGGCGCGCACGCGGACATCGCGTCCCTCCCCGAAGGGAGCCTCCGCGGAAAGATTGTATTTTGCAACGTTCACACCGACCGCGCGGTCGACGGCGCGGGCTACGGGCGCGCGGTCGGAGTTCGGGCGGGGTGTCCGCGCGAGGCGGAGGCGCGCGGGGCGGTCGCCGCGCTCGTGCGCTCGGTCGGCACCGACGCCACGGACGCGCCCCACACGGGCTCGATGCGCCAGAACGGCGCCAGAATCCCGGGCGCGGCGCTCTCGGCGGTGGCGGCCGACCGCCTCCACGCCGCCCTGCTCGCGGGGCCCACCCGAGTGACCTTGTCGGTCGTCACGGCGACCGGCCCCGACGCGATCTCGGCCAACGTGGTCGCCGAGATCCGCGGGACGCGCGCGCCCGACGAGATCGTGGTGGTCGGCGCGCACCTCGACTCGTGGGACCTCGGTCGCGGCGCGGTCGACGACGGCGCGGGCGTGGGCATCGTGGTCGCGGCCGCGCGCGCCTTTCTCCGCGCTCCGCCGGAGCGCACGCTGCGGGTGGTGCTCTTCGCGGCCGAGGAGAACAGCCTCGCGGGCGCCAAGGCCTACGCGGCCACGCACGCCGGCGAGCTCGACCGCCACGTGGCGGCGCTCGAGCTCGACGCGGGGACCGGCCGCGTCGTCGAGCTCCGCGCGCGCGCTGGCGGGCCCGTCACCCTGCCGACCGTGCCGGGCGTGGTGAGCTCGCGCGAGCCCGCGGAGGGCGGCGCGGACCTCATCCCGCTCCGCGCCGCCGGGGTGCCGGTCCTCGACGCGCGGCAGGACATGAGCACCTACTTCGACATCCACCACACCCAGCGCGACACGCCCGACCAGCTCCGCGAGCCCGACCTCGCGCAGGCGACGGGCGCCGTGGTCGAGCTGCTCCGCTTCGTTACCGCGGCGTCGAGCCCGTTCGCGCGGCTCCCTGCCGAGGAGCGCGCCCGCCCGTCGCACGAGACCCTGAGGCCGACGGTCCCCACCGTGAGACCCCCGTGA
- a CDS encoding phosphotransferase, whose protein sequence is MSPATENFDAAPNVSVDQAERLAATHFGVRGTASPLEGERDRNFHLRTGDGAGFVFKVHPPSEDPAVVDFQIGALAHLAAVDPSLMVPRVMPSVGGESSVLLELGAGRPQIARLLTYVPGVPLGHPLNTTRLRGLGHLLARLDRGLRGYFHSAGRAPLLWDVQRADQVTPLLAHIEDRSLRDAASEGLERFARVVKPALPALRAQVIHNDAHHENVLADPADRDRVVGALDFGDLVHAPLIQELGVAASYHLGADDVLGPTAVLVGAYSEVHPLEADEIEVLADLMLARRAMAAAIGAWMSREAPEPFRLEAPTRRDALRRLLSLSRAEATARLRRAAGV, encoded by the coding sequence ATGAGCCCCGCGACCGAGAACTTCGACGCGGCCCCGAACGTGAGTGTGGACCAAGCGGAGCGCCTCGCGGCGACTCACTTCGGGGTTCGAGGGACCGCGTCTCCGCTCGAGGGTGAGCGGGATCGCAATTTTCACCTTCGTACGGGCGACGGGGCCGGGTTCGTCTTCAAGGTCCACCCCCCAAGCGAAGATCCGGCGGTGGTCGACTTTCAGATCGGCGCGCTCGCTCACCTCGCAGCGGTCGACCCGTCGCTGATGGTGCCGCGGGTCATGCCCTCGGTCGGCGGCGAGTCGTCCGTCTTGCTGGAGCTCGGCGCGGGGCGGCCGCAGATCGCGCGACTCTTGACGTACGTGCCTGGCGTGCCCCTTGGCCACCCGCTCAATACGACACGACTGAGAGGCCTCGGGCACCTGCTCGCGCGCCTCGATCGTGGCCTCCGGGGGTACTTCCATTCCGCGGGCCGAGCGCCGCTGCTCTGGGACGTCCAGCGGGCGGACCAGGTGACTCCGCTCCTCGCGCACATCGAAGACCGCTCGCTCCGGGACGCCGCATCGGAGGGCCTCGAGCGCTTCGCGCGCGTGGTCAAGCCCGCGCTGCCGGCGCTGCGCGCCCAGGTCATTCACAACGACGCTCACCACGAGAACGTGCTCGCCGACCCCGCCGACCGCGATCGTGTCGTCGGCGCCCTCGACTTCGGCGACCTCGTGCACGCCCCCCTGATTCAGGAGCTCGGGGTCGCCGCGTCGTACCACCTCGGCGCGGACGACGTGCTGGGCCCGACGGCCGTGCTCGTGGGCGCCTACTCCGAGGTCCACCCACTCGAGGCCGACGAGATCGAGGTCCTGGCCGACCTCATGCTCGCGCGTCGAGCGATGGCGGCCGCGATCGGGGCTTGGATGTCTCGCGAGGCCCCCGAGCCGTTCCGCCTCGAGGCTCCGACGCGGCGTGACGCCCTCCGTCGCCTGCTCTCCCTTTCCCGCGCCGAGGCCACGGCCCGTCTTCGCCGCGCCGCCGGAGTTTGA
- a CDS encoding trypsin-like serine protease: MGNVWSWRLPLVLALATSLACSAQVVDEPAGAEAESGEEAINGGKVERNYPAVGMLRFPSKNFGSGVLIAPNVVLTAAHVALGKPDTFFFGTVRAGVSPAAAALRSVAVKEHVIHPCYAAPLPEGCPGRLDVAVVHLATPITDVVPVARYVGDLRLLWGLYNPLVGDICVAVGFGAHLEPDGKPGAWTAGSRRSARSWIESVDDTEVVARWVTGIATSGDSGGPLICEGKIVGTVRGSADPSNKGVERTREGYMRIDRSTEFVDKYLAAWR, encoded by the coding sequence ATGGGAAATGTTTGGTCGTGGCGCCTCCCACTCGTCCTCGCCCTCGCGACGTCGCTCGCTTGCTCCGCGCAGGTGGTCGACGAGCCGGCAGGGGCCGAGGCCGAGAGCGGCGAGGAGGCCATCAACGGCGGCAAGGTCGAGCGCAACTATCCGGCGGTCGGGATGTTGCGCTTCCCTTCGAAGAACTTTGGCTCCGGTGTGCTCATCGCCCCGAACGTGGTGCTCACCGCGGCCCACGTCGCGCTCGGCAAGCCGGACACCTTCTTCTTCGGCACCGTCCGCGCCGGAGTGAGCCCAGCGGCGGCTGCGCTCCGATCGGTCGCGGTGAAGGAGCACGTGATCCACCCTTGCTACGCCGCTCCCCTGCCCGAGGGCTGCCCCGGGAGGCTCGACGTGGCGGTCGTTCACCTCGCGACGCCGATTACGGACGTCGTCCCCGTAGCGCGCTACGTCGGGGATCTGAGGCTCCTCTGGGGCCTCTACAACCCGCTCGTGGGAGACATCTGCGTCGCCGTCGGCTTCGGCGCGCACCTCGAGCCAGACGGGAAGCCAGGCGCGTGGACGGCCGGGAGCCGCCGTTCGGCGCGGAGCTGGATCGAGTCGGTCGACGACACCGAGGTCGTCGCGCGATGGGTGACGGGCATCGCGACGAGCGGAGACTCGGGCGGTCCGCTCATTTGCGAGGGGAAGATCGTCGGCACGGTTCGCGGGAGCGCGGATCCCTCGAACAAGGGGGTGGAGCGCACAAGAGAGGGGTACATGCGCATCGACCGCTCCACCGAGTTCGTGGACAAGTACTTGGCCGCCTGGCGCTGA
- a CDS encoding alkaline phosphatase D family protein, whose protein sequence is MRKRPATPQLPSNELRATLGRRELFFGALVLALPLAACSGTVGEPAKRPFAHGVASGDPLPDAVILWTRVKGEGDSAVEVKWEVAEDAGFQRLAASGTFTTNQERDFTVKVDAKGLAPGRTYYYRFSALGASSPVGRTRTAPQGSTERLRFAVVSCASLAHGFFHGYREIAKQADLDCVIHLGDYIYEYATGDYGDVRTYEPANEIVSLSDYRTRHAQYKRDPNLQEAHRQHPFITIWDDHEIANDGYKDGAQNHTPGSEGAWADRKAAAQRAYMEWMPIREQEGGRIFRKLAYGDLVDLVMLDTRYHGRTLQPGGAIAAPPAPDPKRTLLGEDQAAWMESSLKDSKARWKLLCQQVMVGNLVLNPGKEIANLDQWHGYPESRNRLLSFFRDSGVKNMVVLTGDIHSSWANEITFDPADKAAYDPVTGRGSLGVELVTPGITSPGIPDLFLSILDDARPKNLHVKWVDGSKRGFIILDVTNERVQGAWYHFQDITVEAPQTPAFAKAWSVRDGETRLVADEAAPSRQGAPALAPA, encoded by the coding sequence ATGCGAAAGCGCCCAGCTACACCACAACTCCCCTCGAACGAGCTTCGCGCCACGCTCGGGCGTCGCGAGCTCTTCTTTGGGGCGCTGGTGCTCGCGCTCCCGCTCGCCGCGTGCAGCGGCACGGTCGGCGAGCCCGCGAAGCGCCCCTTCGCCCACGGCGTCGCGAGCGGCGATCCGCTCCCCGACGCGGTGATCCTGTGGACGCGCGTGAAGGGTGAAGGCGACTCCGCAGTCGAGGTAAAGTGGGAAGTCGCGGAGGACGCCGGGTTCCAGCGGCTCGCCGCCTCAGGCACGTTCACGACGAACCAGGAGCGCGACTTCACGGTGAAGGTCGACGCGAAGGGCCTCGCGCCGGGGCGCACGTACTACTACCGCTTCAGCGCGCTCGGCGCGTCGTCGCCCGTAGGCCGAACGCGCACCGCGCCGCAGGGGTCTACGGAGCGCCTCCGTTTCGCCGTCGTCTCGTGCGCGAGCCTCGCGCACGGCTTTTTCCACGGCTACCGCGAGATCGCGAAGCAGGCCGACCTCGACTGCGTGATCCACCTCGGCGACTACATCTACGAATACGCGACAGGCGACTACGGGGACGTGCGCACCTACGAGCCGGCGAACGAGATCGTGAGTCTCTCGGACTACAGGACGCGGCACGCTCAGTACAAGCGCGACCCGAACCTCCAAGAGGCGCACCGCCAGCACCCGTTCATCACGATCTGGGACGACCACGAGATCGCGAACGACGGCTACAAGGACGGCGCCCAGAACCACACGCCGGGCAGCGAGGGCGCCTGGGCCGATCGCAAGGCCGCCGCGCAGCGAGCGTACATGGAGTGGATGCCCATTCGGGAGCAGGAGGGCGGCCGCATCTTCCGCAAGCTCGCGTACGGCGATCTCGTCGACCTCGTGATGCTCGACACGCGCTACCACGGCCGCACCCTGCAACCTGGGGGCGCCATCGCCGCACCCCCCGCTCCTGATCCGAAGCGCACGTTGCTCGGCGAAGATCAGGCGGCGTGGATGGAGAGCTCCCTCAAGGACTCGAAGGCGCGCTGGAAGCTCCTCTGCCAGCAGGTGATGGTGGGCAATCTGGTCCTCAACCCCGGCAAGGAGATCGCCAATCTCGACCAGTGGCACGGCTACCCCGAGTCGCGCAACCGCCTCCTGAGCTTCTTCCGCGACTCGGGCGTGAAGAACATGGTGGTGCTCACCGGCGACATCCACAGCTCGTGGGCCAATGAGATCACCTTCGATCCTGCCGACAAGGCCGCCTACGACCCCGTCACGGGGCGCGGTTCACTGGGCGTGGAGCTCGTGACGCCAGGCATCACTTCACCCGGCATCCCAGACCTGTTCCTCAGCATTCTCGACGACGCGCGCCCAAAGAACCTCCACGTGAAGTGGGTCGACGGTAGCAAGCGAGGATTCATCATCCTCGACGTGACGAACGAGCGCGTGCAGGGCGCGTGGTACCACTTTCAAGACATCACGGTCGAGGCACCGCAGACCCCCGCCTTCGCGAAGGCGTGGTCGGTGCGCGACGGGGAGACTCGCCTCGTCGCCGACGAGGCCGCCCCCTCGCGCCAAGGCGCCCCCGCGCTCGCCCCGGCCTGA